In Mucilaginibacter sp. KACC 22063, the genomic stretch AACACTAAGCAGTTATCTTTTTAAAGCGGTGCAAAATCGTTGCCTAAACCATTTAAAGCATAAGAAAATTGAGAATCTGTATGTAAGTTACCTGGAAAGGAATCATCTGCTTAATGAGATCATAGAAACTACAGAAAGCCGCTATTTTGAAAAAGAGATGAGCCGCCAGATTACAACTGCGCTTGATGCTTTGCCCGAAAAATGCCGAGAAATATTTGTGATGAGCCGTTTCGGAAATAAGAAGTATAAAGAAATTGCTGAAGAACTTAACCTTTCACCGAAAACGGTTGAGCGGCAGATCAGCATTGCCCTCGACAAAATGCGTAAGCTTTTGAAACACCTGAGCATTATTTTGTTTTAGCTTACATCGCACTAAAAAGCAAGATGGCCGGAAGATATTATCCTCCGGCCATCTTGGGTAACTTCTGAACTAATAAGATTTTTAATAACCCGGATTTTGAGTTAGGTTACTATTTGCATCAATTGCTGATTGCGGAATAGGAAGTATTCTGCGGAAATCAGTCAATGAAACTGTTGGATATGAAACATAACCGTACGCTTGTTTAGGGCGGTTGATCACCATGTTTAAACGGGTAAAATCAAAGAAACGTAATCCTTCAAACGCCAGTTCTTTTCTTCGCTCATTCAAAATATCGGTAATAAGCTGTGCACCGGTAGAGGTGTAACCGGCAAATGACGGATCACGAAGCTTAGCCAACTGGTTTAAATAAGTGAGCGCCTTTGCCTGGTCGTTTGTACGGGCAGCAGCTTCAGCCAGCGTCAGAATAACCTCGGCATAGCGGATGATTTTTGTTTCGTCTTTATCTGTATTTGAATAGTTCGGAAACTTATTGATAATCCATGCCTGCTGACCGCCTCTTGTACCGTTTACAATCAGGGTTCTCCTTAAGTCTGTGGCAGTATAAGCTTTATATAGATCGTCAGTTGCCTGAATATCGCCGTAGCCAGCCTGAGAAAAAATGGCATCTAAGCCGGTGTTACCTAAGTTGCTTGATGCATTTTGGTTTAATTCAAAAATTGTTTCCAGCTTGCCGGTTTGTGCAGCCGGGTTAGACCAATAACCTGAAAACGTAGTTGCATTTTGAGCAAGGCTATATCCTCCTTTATCAACAACAAGCTGTGCTGCGGTAAGGGCATTCGTATAGTCGCCTTTATATAAATAAGCCCTTGCCTCGATAGCTTTGGTAGCATACTTTGCAATATAATCAGAATTGGTTGCATGGAAAGATGTTCCCGCTTCAGGCATAAGTGTATAGGCACTATCCAGATCACTGATAATCTGATTGTATACAGCAGTAACAGTAGCTCTCGGCAGTTTAATGTCGAAACCGGTTGCGTATGACGGTTGGGTAATAACAGGAACAGCGCTGGCATTGGGGTTTACCGTATATGGTGCGCCAAACCAGTTAACCAATTCCAGGTAGATTAAACCCCTTGATGCATAAGCTTCGCCTATCAATTGATTATTGTCACTTGTAGCCGGAAGCTTCTTGCCTTCATAAATAATCCGGTTTGCCTGTAATATGGAATAATAGGCCCTTGAGTAGATGTTAGCTGGTTCGGCAGTTGTGGGTATGAACTGATAGTTATTTTCCAGTAAGTAACGTCCCGAGTTTGAAACGTTAACATAGGTATTATCAGCAAGAAGATCGCCCAATACTGGTATATCACGTCCGAAAAGCGTTGTGGCTTTCATTACGTTATACATACCATTAACAGCATCGGCCAGGTCATTAGTGGTTTTTATGGACTCTGTTACAGTTACAGATGTACTGGGTTCTTCGTCAAGGAAACTTTTTTTGCAAGCTGTCATTACAGTTGCCAAACCCAAAAGTATATAGGTGATTTTATTAAATTTCATTTTGTTCTTAATTAAAAGCCAACATTTAAACCGATTGTAATCGTTCTGATTTGTGGAATATCTTCGGTATTGAATCCGTTGATAGGCACTTCGGGATCAAACGGTAAGCGTTTATCATAAGTTTTTGTCCATAAGTTTGTACCCCGCGCATATAAGTACAATTTGCTGATCCCTGCATTTTTAATAAAAGCAAGATCCTTGAAATCATATCCTAATGAAACGTTCTTCAGGCGGATATAATCGCCGTAGTACAAGAAGCGTGATGAAAAACTTGATGAGCTTGATGAAGAACCACCACCATAAACATTTTTCGGAACATCGGTAACCTGTCCAGGTGTTGTCCATCGGTTTAGCCAGGTATACTGGTATTTATTGGCACCTGTAATATACGTACCATCATTAAGATAGTAAGACCAGCTGTCACTGATACGGTTACCAAAATTGCCGTAAAAATCAACTGTTAAATTGATGCCTTTATAGGTAAAGCTATTGCTGAAGCCACTGGTAATTTTAGGGTCTGCGTGGCCATAAGGTACACGTGCTGCGGCGCTGTAATTAGTAGTGGTTTTTGTACGGTCTGCATCAGCGTACCATAGCGCGTTACCATTAGCAGGATCTACACCAGCATAAATGCGGGTATAATAGGTGTAATAGGAATAATTGTTTGCTAACCAGAAACTGCCATTAGCCTGGTTGTTTTGAGCCAGCTTGGTCATGCGATTAGCATTATAAGCAGCGTTCAGGTTAACGTTCCATACAAAATCTTTAGTCTTAAAGGGTACGCCTTTAAGCGCAAATTCCCAACCTTTATTTTGCAAAGCACCGACGTTTTGGGCTTGGCCGCTTTGGGTACCACTGAAGCCGGTTTCCCAAGGTACGTTCACGATCTGGATAAGGCCGTCAACATCATTTTTGTAGTAATCAACGTTGAATACTAAACGGTCATTCAAAAAGCCGAAATCTATACCAATGTCCAACTTTTTGGAAGACTCCCAGGTTAAGTTACGGTTACCTACCGTATTATAAGCCTGTCCGTTAGCTAAATTGTAGTTAAAGCCATATCCTGCTGTTGGGCGCCACTGGTAGTTGCCCAGTACATTAGCGTTACCTGTGGTACCGTATGATGACCTGATTTTTGCTGTTGTGAGTATGTGTTGTTTCTGGAAAAAGCTTTCTCCGTCAATATTCCAGGCACCACCAACAGAGTAAAAGTTACCATACTGGTTATTGGTTCCAAACCTCGAACCACCGTCACGCCGGTATGATCCGCTTAATGAATATCGGTTTTGATAATTGATACCTACTCTTGAATAAATGGCATCAAAAGTATAATTAGACATGTTTTGAGAAGCAGTGGTTGGGGTTGCGGCGTTTGCAACAGCTGTTAAAGTGGGCTGGGTAAGCGGATAGCCTGTTGCGTAAGCAGTATTAAAATAGCTGGTTGATCTTTGAGCTTCGTAACCTACCGTTGCATCAGCATAAAAATCCTGTATTCCGGGTACATTATAACGATAGTCTAACTGATTGCGCACCAGCCAGTTAAAGTACCTTCCATACTGGCTGGTTCCGGAGCCGCTTAAGCTACGGGCATCACCCATCTGTGCATTTAAAAAACTGGTTTCTTCGTTGGTCTGGTAATCAATACTTGCGTAACCTGTATATTTTAACTGATCCCAGATGTTCCAATGAATGGTTTCTGCACCTAATAACCTTAAATTGTTAATTCCCCTTTGATCATGCTCGGCAATGTAAAGCGGGTTAGAGTTTGAAGAAGTTGGGAAATTACCATTTCCGGTTACAGAAGAGTTGATGCTTCCGTCAGCATTATAACCCAGTTGAAATGGTCTTAAAAAATAGGCAGATGCAAGTGGGCTGCTGTAATAAGCACTGCCTTGCAATGGCGCATTTTGCTTAATGCTGGATATATTTAAGTTAGTAGAAACAGAAAAACGGCTATTAATAGTATGATCTACATTAAGTGTACCTGATACCCTGTTCATATAAGATTTTAATACAGTAGCATCTTGCTTAAAATAGCCAACAGATGAGAATATTCTTGTTTTTTCGTTACCACCACTTAGTGAAACGTTGTATTGTTGCTGGCTTCCTCTTTTGGTCACTAAATCATACCAGTTATTGCCCTGGCTGTTTAGTGCATAAGTGTTATCTAAAGTAGCAATTTGCGCATCGGTATAACCAGCGTTTGAAAAAGCTTCATTAAACATGGAGCGGTATTGATCTGGTGTTAAGGGCTTTCCTGCGTCAGGCAGCGATAAGTTTGAACTTACACCGGTTTCTGCGTCAAAACGAACAACGGTTTTACCCGATTTTCCTCTTTTAGTGTTAATCACAATTACACCGTTTGATCCACGCGAACCATATATAGCGGTTGCTGCAGCATCCTTCAAAACAGTAATGTTTTCTATATCATTATTATTAATACCAGCTAAAGGGCTTAGTGTTG encodes the following:
- a CDS encoding RNA polymerase sigma-70 factor; the protein is MPAEKDLFVNKLTAYDKAAFESLFKIYYRKLILFANRFVNDLDVSEEIVCDVFAVLWEKGHEINFTGTLSSYLFKAVQNRCLNHLKHKKIENLYVSYLERNHLLNEIIETTESRYFEKEMSRQITTALDALPEKCREIFVMSRFGNKKYKEIAEELNLSPKTVERQISIALDKMRKLLKHLSIILF
- a CDS encoding RagB/SusD family nutrient uptake outer membrane protein; this encodes MKFNKITYILLGLATVMTACKKSFLDEEPSTSVTVTESIKTTNDLADAVNGMYNVMKATTLFGRDIPVLGDLLADNTYVNVSNSGRYLLENNYQFIPTTAEPANIYSRAYYSILQANRIIYEGKKLPATSDNNQLIGEAYASRGLIYLELVNWFGAPYTVNPNASAVPVITQPSYATGFDIKLPRATVTAVYNQIISDLDSAYTLMPEAGTSFHATNSDYIAKYATKAIEARAYLYKGDYTNALTAAQLVVDKGGYSLAQNATTFSGYWSNPAAQTGKLETIFELNQNASSNLGNTGLDAIFSQAGYGDIQATDDLYKAYTATDLRRTLIVNGTRGGQQAWIINKFPNYSNTDKDETKIIRYAEVILTLAEAAARTNDQAKALTYLNQLAKLRDPSFAGYTSTGAQLITDILNERRKELAFEGLRFFDFTRLNMVINRPKQAYGYVSYPTVSLTDFRRILPIPQSAIDANSNLTQNPGY
- a CDS encoding SusC/RagA family TonB-linked outer membrane protein translates to MKKILLILFAFNLFAIQYAIAQSRKISGIVISADDGLPIPGVSVVIQGTKQGVLTSGDGSFTINAATGKILVFTSVGFAPQQVTIPSGAFPSVKMKSDTRMLSEIVIKDAYGSQSKKSYTGAASVASGAANENKPFSTFQQALQGQIPGVNVQINSGQPGALNQVRIRGINSISSLAAAQPLYVIDGMIVNGGSDLTQRGGATLSPLAGINNNDIENITVLKDAAATAIYGSRGSNGVIVINTKRGKSGKTVVRFDAETGVSSNLSLPDAGKPLTPDQYRSMFNEAFSNAGYTDAQIATLDNTYALNSQGNNWYDLVTKRGSQQQYNVSLSGGNEKTRIFSSVGYFKQDATVLKSYMNRVSGTLNVDHTINSRFSVSTNLNISSIKQNAPLQGSAYYSSPLASAYFLRPFQLGYNADGSINSSVTGNGNFPTSSNSNPLYIAEHDQRGINNLRLLGAETIHWNIWDQLKYTGYASIDYQTNEETSFLNAQMGDARSLSGSGTSQYGRYFNWLVRNQLDYRYNVPGIQDFYADATVGYEAQRSTSYFNTAYATGYPLTQPTLTAVANAATPTTASQNMSNYTFDAIYSRVGINYQNRYSLSGSYRRDGGSRFGTNNQYGNFYSVGGAWNIDGESFFQKQHILTTAKIRSSYGTTGNANVLGNYQWRPTAGYGFNYNLANGQAYNTVGNRNLTWESSKKLDIGIDFGFLNDRLVFNVDYYKNDVDGLIQIVNVPWETGFSGTQSGQAQNVGALQNKGWEFALKGVPFKTKDFVWNVNLNAAYNANRMTKLAQNNQANGSFWLANNYSYYTYYTRIYAGVDPANGNALWYADADRTKTTTNYSAAARVPYGHADPKITSGFSNSFTYKGINLTVDFYGNFGNRISDSWSYYLNDGTYITGANKYQYTWLNRWTTPGQVTDVPKNVYGGGSSSSSSSFSSRFLYYGDYIRLKNVSLGYDFKDLAFIKNAGISKLYLYARGTNLWTKTYDKRLPFDPEVPINGFNTEDIPQIRTITIGLNVGF